In a single window of the Dreissena polymorpha isolate Duluth1 chromosome 3, UMN_Dpol_1.0, whole genome shotgun sequence genome:
- the LOC127874669 gene encoding fos-related antigen 2-like isoform X1 — MVEKHCSYHTFISGHIANKSGMPTVMFWNTMNDRLSPNMHTGGPQFLETLEDVSNDSTVTRVKQKVKSHVLKERRKRGLSDVEIDEERPRVKQELNPHELEKRERRKAQNRRAAEKCRKKKQLENQELAKSYDEEIQKNKALIEENHCLKQEKAQLERTLEEHQFTCQLCVNQSPNNTPGFENQMHFSFDGLACNNGYPVFEQLGIPRDTTTPFQREEPEPDVFTTELYPSFFGVEYIKPEVNCNAPSCAAEPLLSLPDLGDIVDILNPLSPEQFSHLGRQSISD; from the exons ATGGTGGAAAAACATTGTTCTTACCATACATTTATTAGCGGACATATCGCAAACAAATCTGGGATGCCAACCGTTATGTTTTGG aACACGATGAACGACCGGCTGTCACCGAACATGCACACGGGCGGTCCCCAATTCCTCGAAACCCTAGAGGACGTCTCCAATGATTCGACTGTCACTCGTGTAAAACAGAAAGTTAAGAGTCACGTGCTCAAAGAACGCCGGAAACGTGGTCTTTCTGATGTAGAAATAGACGAGGAAAGGCCGAGAGTAAAACAG GAGCTCAACCCCCACGAGCTTGAAAAAAGAGAGCGCCGTAAGGCCCAGAATCGACGAGCGGCCGAGAAATGCCGGAAAAAAAAGCAACTTGAGAACCAGGAACTGGCAAAA AGTTATGATGAAGAAATCCAAAAAAACAAGGCCTTGATTGAGGAAAACCACTGTCTGAAGCAGGAGAAGGCACAGCTGGAGCGGACCCTTGAAGAGCACCAATTCACGTGCCAACTGTGCGTCAACCAGTCCCCCAACAACACGCCAGGATTCGAGAACCAGATGCACTTCAGTTTCGACGGATTGGCATGCAACAACGGGTACCCTGTCTTTGAGCAACTCGGCATCCCGCGCGACACCACCACCCCATTTCAAAGAGAGGAACCCGAGCCGGATGTTTTTACAACTGAACTATACCCGTCCTTCTTTGGCGTCGAATATATCAAACCGGAAGTTAATTGTAACGCTCCGTCATGCGCTGCGGAACCCCTGTTGTCACTTCCGGATCTTGGTGATATTGTGGACATTCTTAACCCGTTGAGTCCGGAGCAGTTCAGTCACCTGGGAAGGCAGTCTATCAGCGATTGA
- the LOC127874669 gene encoding cyclic AMP-dependent transcription factor ATF-3-like isoform X7, giving the protein MHFSNTMNDRLSPNMHTGGPQFLETLEDVSNDSTVTRVKQKVKSHVLKERRKRGLSDVEIDEERPRVKQELNPHELEKRERRKAQNRRAAEKCRKKKQLENQELAKSYDEEIQKNKALIEENHCLKQEKAQLERTLEEHQFTCQLCVNQSPNNTPGFENQMHFSFDGLACNNGYPVFEQLGIPRDTTTPFQREEPEPDVFTTELYPSFFGVEYIKPEVNCNAPSCAAEPLLSLPDLGDIVDILNPLSPEQFSHLGRQSISD; this is encoded by the exons ATGCACTTCTCG aACACGATGAACGACCGGCTGTCACCGAACATGCACACGGGCGGTCCCCAATTCCTCGAAACCCTAGAGGACGTCTCCAATGATTCGACTGTCACTCGTGTAAAACAGAAAGTTAAGAGTCACGTGCTCAAAGAACGCCGGAAACGTGGTCTTTCTGATGTAGAAATAGACGAGGAAAGGCCGAGAGTAAAACAG GAGCTCAACCCCCACGAGCTTGAAAAAAGAGAGCGCCGTAAGGCCCAGAATCGACGAGCGGCCGAGAAATGCCGGAAAAAAAAGCAACTTGAGAACCAGGAACTGGCAAAA AGTTATGATGAAGAAATCCAAAAAAACAAGGCCTTGATTGAGGAAAACCACTGTCTGAAGCAGGAGAAGGCACAGCTGGAGCGGACCCTTGAAGAGCACCAATTCACGTGCCAACTGTGCGTCAACCAGTCCCCCAACAACACGCCAGGATTCGAGAACCAGATGCACTTCAGTTTCGACGGATTGGCATGCAACAACGGGTACCCTGTCTTTGAGCAACTCGGCATCCCGCGCGACACCACCACCCCATTTCAAAGAGAGGAACCCGAGCCGGATGTTTTTACAACTGAACTATACCCGTCCTTCTTTGGCGTCGAATATATCAAACCGGAAGTTAATTGTAACGCTCCGTCATGCGCTGCGGAACCCCTGTTGTCACTTCCGGATCTTGGTGATATTGTGGACATTCTTAACCCGTTGAGTCCGGAGCAGTTCAGTCACCTGGGAAGGCAGTCTATCAGCGATTGA
- the LOC127874669 gene encoding cyclic AMP-dependent transcription factor ATF-3-like isoform X8 produces the protein MHFLNTMNDRLSPNMHTGGPQFLETLEDVSNDSTVTRVKQKVKSHVLKERRKRGLSDVEIDEERPRVKQELNPHELEKRERRKAQNRRAAEKCRKKKQLENQELAKSYDEEIQKNKALIEENHCLKQEKAQLERTLEEHQFTCQLCVNQSPNNTPGFENQMHFSFDGLACNNGYPVFEQLGIPRDTTTPFQREEPEPDVFTTELYPSFFGVEYIKPEVNCNAPSCAAEPLLSLPDLGDIVDILNPLSPEQFSHLGRQSISD, from the exons aACACGATGAACGACCGGCTGTCACCGAACATGCACACGGGCGGTCCCCAATTCCTCGAAACCCTAGAGGACGTCTCCAATGATTCGACTGTCACTCGTGTAAAACAGAAAGTTAAGAGTCACGTGCTCAAAGAACGCCGGAAACGTGGTCTTTCTGATGTAGAAATAGACGAGGAAAGGCCGAGAGTAAAACAG GAGCTCAACCCCCACGAGCTTGAAAAAAGAGAGCGCCGTAAGGCCCAGAATCGACGAGCGGCCGAGAAATGCCGGAAAAAAAAGCAACTTGAGAACCAGGAACTGGCAAAA AGTTATGATGAAGAAATCCAAAAAAACAAGGCCTTGATTGAGGAAAACCACTGTCTGAAGCAGGAGAAGGCACAGCTGGAGCGGACCCTTGAAGAGCACCAATTCACGTGCCAACTGTGCGTCAACCAGTCCCCCAACAACACGCCAGGATTCGAGAACCAGATGCACTTCAGTTTCGACGGATTGGCATGCAACAACGGGTACCCTGTCTTTGAGCAACTCGGCATCCCGCGCGACACCACCACCCCATTTCAAAGAGAGGAACCCGAGCCGGATGTTTTTACAACTGAACTATACCCGTCCTTCTTTGGCGTCGAATATATCAAACCGGAAGTTAATTGTAACGCTCCGTCATGCGCTGCGGAACCCCTGTTGTCACTTCCGGATCTTGGTGATATTGTGGACATTCTTAACCCGTTGAGTCCGGAGCAGTTCAGTCACCTGGGAAGGCAGTCTATCAGCGATTGA
- the LOC127874669 gene encoding cyclic AMP-dependent transcription factor ATF-3-like isoform X5: protein MIMINTMNDRLSPNMHTGGPQFLETLEDVSNDSTVTRVKQKVKSHVLKERRKRGLSDVEIDEERPRVKQELNPHELEKRERRKAQNRRAAEKCRKKKQLENQELAKSYDEEIQKNKALIEENHCLKQEKAQLERTLEEHQFTCQLCVNQSPNNTPGFENQMHFSFDGLACNNGYPVFEQLGIPRDTTTPFQREEPEPDVFTTELYPSFFGVEYIKPEVNCNAPSCAAEPLLSLPDLGDIVDILNPLSPEQFSHLGRQSISD, encoded by the exons atgaTAATGATT aACACGATGAACGACCGGCTGTCACCGAACATGCACACGGGCGGTCCCCAATTCCTCGAAACCCTAGAGGACGTCTCCAATGATTCGACTGTCACTCGTGTAAAACAGAAAGTTAAGAGTCACGTGCTCAAAGAACGCCGGAAACGTGGTCTTTCTGATGTAGAAATAGACGAGGAAAGGCCGAGAGTAAAACAG GAGCTCAACCCCCACGAGCTTGAAAAAAGAGAGCGCCGTAAGGCCCAGAATCGACGAGCGGCCGAGAAATGCCGGAAAAAAAAGCAACTTGAGAACCAGGAACTGGCAAAA AGTTATGATGAAGAAATCCAAAAAAACAAGGCCTTGATTGAGGAAAACCACTGTCTGAAGCAGGAGAAGGCACAGCTGGAGCGGACCCTTGAAGAGCACCAATTCACGTGCCAACTGTGCGTCAACCAGTCCCCCAACAACACGCCAGGATTCGAGAACCAGATGCACTTCAGTTTCGACGGATTGGCATGCAACAACGGGTACCCTGTCTTTGAGCAACTCGGCATCCCGCGCGACACCACCACCCCATTTCAAAGAGAGGAACCCGAGCCGGATGTTTTTACAACTGAACTATACCCGTCCTTCTTTGGCGTCGAATATATCAAACCGGAAGTTAATTGTAACGCTCCGTCATGCGCTGCGGAACCCCTGTTGTCACTTCCGGATCTTGGTGATATTGTGGACATTCTTAACCCGTTGAGTCCGGAGCAGTTCAGTCACCTGGGAAGGCAGTCTATCAGCGATTGA
- the LOC127874669 gene encoding cyclic AMP-dependent transcription factor ATF-3-like isoform X9, which yields MNDRLSPNMHTGGPQFLETLEDVSNDSTVTRVKQKVKSHVLKERRKRGLSDVEIDEERPRVKQELNPHELEKRERRKAQNRRAAEKCRKKKQLENQELAKSYDEEIQKNKALIEENHCLKQEKAQLERTLEEHQFTCQLCVNQSPNNTPGFENQMHFSFDGLACNNGYPVFEQLGIPRDTTTPFQREEPEPDVFTTELYPSFFGVEYIKPEVNCNAPSCAAEPLLSLPDLGDIVDILNPLSPEQFSHLGRQSISD from the exons ATGAACGACCGGCTGTCACCGAACATGCACACGGGCGGTCCCCAATTCCTCGAAACCCTAGAGGACGTCTCCAATGATTCGACTGTCACTCGTGTAAAACAGAAAGTTAAGAGTCACGTGCTCAAAGAACGCCGGAAACGTGGTCTTTCTGATGTAGAAATAGACGAGGAAAGGCCGAGAGTAAAACAG GAGCTCAACCCCCACGAGCTTGAAAAAAGAGAGCGCCGTAAGGCCCAGAATCGACGAGCGGCCGAGAAATGCCGGAAAAAAAAGCAACTTGAGAACCAGGAACTGGCAAAA AGTTATGATGAAGAAATCCAAAAAAACAAGGCCTTGATTGAGGAAAACCACTGTCTGAAGCAGGAGAAGGCACAGCTGGAGCGGACCCTTGAAGAGCACCAATTCACGTGCCAACTGTGCGTCAACCAGTCCCCCAACAACACGCCAGGATTCGAGAACCAGATGCACTTCAGTTTCGACGGATTGGCATGCAACAACGGGTACCCTGTCTTTGAGCAACTCGGCATCCCGCGCGACACCACCACCCCATTTCAAAGAGAGGAACCCGAGCCGGATGTTTTTACAACTGAACTATACCCGTCCTTCTTTGGCGTCGAATATATCAAACCGGAAGTTAATTGTAACGCTCCGTCATGCGCTGCGGAACCCCTGTTGTCACTTCCGGATCTTGGTGATATTGTGGACATTCTTAACCCGTTGAGTCCGGAGCAGTTCAGTCACCTGGGAAGGCAGTCTATCAGCGATTGA
- the LOC127874669 gene encoding fos-related antigen 2-like isoform X4: protein MQNTFLLSFGYRLEANNTMNDRLSPNMHTGGPQFLETLEDVSNDSTVTRVKQKVKSHVLKERRKRGLSDVEIDEERPRVKQELNPHELEKRERRKAQNRRAAEKCRKKKQLENQELAKSYDEEIQKNKALIEENHCLKQEKAQLERTLEEHQFTCQLCVNQSPNNTPGFENQMHFSFDGLACNNGYPVFEQLGIPRDTTTPFQREEPEPDVFTTELYPSFFGVEYIKPEVNCNAPSCAAEPLLSLPDLGDIVDILNPLSPEQFSHLGRQSISD from the exons aACACGATGAACGACCGGCTGTCACCGAACATGCACACGGGCGGTCCCCAATTCCTCGAAACCCTAGAGGACGTCTCCAATGATTCGACTGTCACTCGTGTAAAACAGAAAGTTAAGAGTCACGTGCTCAAAGAACGCCGGAAACGTGGTCTTTCTGATGTAGAAATAGACGAGGAAAGGCCGAGAGTAAAACAG GAGCTCAACCCCCACGAGCTTGAAAAAAGAGAGCGCCGTAAGGCCCAGAATCGACGAGCGGCCGAGAAATGCCGGAAAAAAAAGCAACTTGAGAACCAGGAACTGGCAAAA AGTTATGATGAAGAAATCCAAAAAAACAAGGCCTTGATTGAGGAAAACCACTGTCTGAAGCAGGAGAAGGCACAGCTGGAGCGGACCCTTGAAGAGCACCAATTCACGTGCCAACTGTGCGTCAACCAGTCCCCCAACAACACGCCAGGATTCGAGAACCAGATGCACTTCAGTTTCGACGGATTGGCATGCAACAACGGGTACCCTGTCTTTGAGCAACTCGGCATCCCGCGCGACACCACCACCCCATTTCAAAGAGAGGAACCCGAGCCGGATGTTTTTACAACTGAACTATACCCGTCCTTCTTTGGCGTCGAATATATCAAACCGGAAGTTAATTGTAACGCTCCGTCATGCGCTGCGGAACCCCTGTTGTCACTTCCGGATCTTGGTGATATTGTGGACATTCTTAACCCGTTGAGTCCGGAGCAGTTCAGTCACCTGGGAAGGCAGTCTATCAGCGATTGA
- the LOC127874669 gene encoding fos-related antigen 2-like isoform X2 codes for MVEKHCSYHTFISGHIANKSGMPTVMFWNTMNDRLSPNMHTGGPQFLETLEDVSNDSTVTRVKQKVKSHVLKERRKRGLSDVEIDEERPRVKQELNPHELEKRERRKAQNRRAAEKCRKKKQLENQELAKSYDEEIQKNKALIEENHCLKQEKAQLERTLEEHQFTCQLCVNQSPNNTPGFENQMHFSFDGLACNNGYPVFEQLGIPRDTTTPFQREEPEPDVFTTELYPSFFGVEYIKPEVNCNAPSCAAEPLLSLPDLGDIVDILNPLSPEQFSHLGRQSISD; via the exons aACACGATGAACGACCGGCTGTCACCGAACATGCACACGGGCGGTCCCCAATTCCTCGAAACCCTAGAGGACGTCTCCAATGATTCGACTGTCACTCGTGTAAAACAGAAAGTTAAGAGTCACGTGCTCAAAGAACGCCGGAAACGTGGTCTTTCTGATGTAGAAATAGACGAGGAAAGGCCGAGAGTAAAACAG GAGCTCAACCCCCACGAGCTTGAAAAAAGAGAGCGCCGTAAGGCCCAGAATCGACGAGCGGCCGAGAAATGCCGGAAAAAAAAGCAACTTGAGAACCAGGAACTGGCAAAA AGTTATGATGAAGAAATCCAAAAAAACAAGGCCTTGATTGAGGAAAACCACTGTCTGAAGCAGGAGAAGGCACAGCTGGAGCGGACCCTTGAAGAGCACCAATTCACGTGCCAACTGTGCGTCAACCAGTCCCCCAACAACACGCCAGGATTCGAGAACCAGATGCACTTCAGTTTCGACGGATTGGCATGCAACAACGGGTACCCTGTCTTTGAGCAACTCGGCATCCCGCGCGACACCACCACCCCATTTCAAAGAGAGGAACCCGAGCCGGATGTTTTTACAACTGAACTATACCCGTCCTTCTTTGGCGTCGAATATATCAAACCGGAAGTTAATTGTAACGCTCCGTCATGCGCTGCGGAACCCCTGTTGTCACTTCCGGATCTTGGTGATATTGTGGACATTCTTAACCCGTTGAGTCCGGAGCAGTTCAGTCACCTGGGAAGGCAGTCTATCAGCGATTGA
- the LOC127874669 gene encoding cyclic AMP-dependent transcription factor ATF-3-like isoform X6, translating to MIMINTMNDRLSPNMHTGGPQFLETLEDVSNDSTVTRVKQKVKSHVLKERRKRGLSDVEIDEERPRVKQELNPHELEKRERRKAQNRRAAEKCRKKKQLENQELAKSYDEEIQKNKALIEENHCLKQEKAQLERTLEEHQFTCQLCVNQSPNNTPGFENQMHFSFDGLACNNGYPVFEQLGIPRDTTTPFQREEPEPDVFTTELYPSFFGVEYIKPEVNCNAPSCAAEPLLSLPDLGDIVDILNPLSPEQFSHLGRQSISD from the exons aACACGATGAACGACCGGCTGTCACCGAACATGCACACGGGCGGTCCCCAATTCCTCGAAACCCTAGAGGACGTCTCCAATGATTCGACTGTCACTCGTGTAAAACAGAAAGTTAAGAGTCACGTGCTCAAAGAACGCCGGAAACGTGGTCTTTCTGATGTAGAAATAGACGAGGAAAGGCCGAGAGTAAAACAG GAGCTCAACCCCCACGAGCTTGAAAAAAGAGAGCGCCGTAAGGCCCAGAATCGACGAGCGGCCGAGAAATGCCGGAAAAAAAAGCAACTTGAGAACCAGGAACTGGCAAAA AGTTATGATGAAGAAATCCAAAAAAACAAGGCCTTGATTGAGGAAAACCACTGTCTGAAGCAGGAGAAGGCACAGCTGGAGCGGACCCTTGAAGAGCACCAATTCACGTGCCAACTGTGCGTCAACCAGTCCCCCAACAACACGCCAGGATTCGAGAACCAGATGCACTTCAGTTTCGACGGATTGGCATGCAACAACGGGTACCCTGTCTTTGAGCAACTCGGCATCCCGCGCGACACCACCACCCCATTTCAAAGAGAGGAACCCGAGCCGGATGTTTTTACAACTGAACTATACCCGTCCTTCTTTGGCGTCGAATATATCAAACCGGAAGTTAATTGTAACGCTCCGTCATGCGCTGCGGAACCCCTGTTGTCACTTCCGGATCTTGGTGATATTGTGGACATTCTTAACCCGTTGAGTCCGGAGCAGTTCAGTCACCTGGGAAGGCAGTCTATCAGCGATTGA